ATCTTCCGAAATACGAAGGGTCCTCAAATTTAAGTTCATAACAGATCTCGGAAACATTCATGTCGGAATTAGCCAGCATACGTTTGGCAGTAGCAACAAGCTCATTACGCACAATCTGCCCCGGAGTCATACTGGTAACTTCTTTAATGACCGCGCTAAGCCTGCTTACGCTGACATTCATCATTTCAGCATAATCCTGAACCCGCAGCTGGGGATTGTGATCAGTGGAAACAAGTTGTTTGAATTCCCGCACAATGCGATTTTCGAACCTTGCTCCGGGCCGTTGCAAACGATCCGCAAACATCCGTTGCAGACTGACCATCAAAATATGGAAATAAGAACGAAGCACGGTTTCAAACCCCGGCTTTCTGGCACTGAATTCCTTACAGAGCTGAGACATCACCCCGGACAATTCACTTTTCTGCTCAGTGGAAAGCATGAACATAGGCGAATTGACTACACTATTAAAAAACTCAAGCTCAAAAGCATTATAAATCGGTGCTTCAGGTGATTTTAAAAATTCATCAGTGAAAACCATAACGAATCCGTCAACCACAACTTCTGGATTCCATAAATGCAACTGTCCCGGAGAAACAAAATACAATGAACCGGGAATAATATCGTAGGTCTCAAAATCTATGACACAACTTCCCCTTCCAGAAGAAACATAATGAACAACATAAAAATCGTGCAAGTGCGGTTTCTGAACATCGCTGATGGGACATCCAGATCCCTCGGTAAAGGGGTATATCTTAAAATTTGACTCAATGCTGAGCAATTCATCAGCCTTATGAAGGGGATAATTTTCTTTCATGACTGCTGAATATCACCCCCCTCAACAACTCATCAAGAATAAAAAACACGCTCATTTCTATACTCCGGCAACTTTCTGAACAGATCAATCTTAATTTTGAGAATTACTTACTGACTTCATGATTAAAAAAAGTTAAGACCATATAAAAACAACACTAAAACAGAACTTTTAAAAGCAATGAGATATCTTATACTTTTTATTCTTTATTTCGCATTAATGACACCTCTGTCCACTCAAGCAGGTAGTATCATCAACTGGTACCATGCAGATTTTCCGCCATCGAGCATCATTTGCGGCAAACTGGAAGGAACTGGTCATGAAAACTTTCTAGAAAAAAAACTGAAAAAGAATTTTCCAGAATACACACATAGAGACCATACGGCCAATTACGGACGTATACTCAAACAACTGCAACAAACAAACGGTTGCTGTGTGACAATGCTAAAGACTCCTGACCGGGAAAAATACATAGAATTCAGTAACCCGGCTATGCTCTATCTATCCAATGGGGTTATCACCCTCAAATCACAAATGAACTATTTCAAACCATATATTGATAAACGCGGGCTTATTTCTATAAGCAACCTGTTTCATAATTCCACCATGCGCATGGGGATTTCCAAAGGACGACGCTACGGCGGAAAAGTAGACAGTATAATAGACTACAATACATGTTCAGCAAAACTAGTGGTTCACTACAAAGAAGATGTACTCGAATCTCTGCTGAAAAACATTCAGGCTGAACGAAGTATTGATTATACGATCGGATACCCACATGAACTGCAATGGCTTGTTTCTCAAAATGCAGTAAAAGATATTTTTATTTTTATCCCCATACGTGAAATGCCGAAATACAATTTAAGCTACGTGGGCTGTTCTAAAAACAAATGGGGCAAGCGGATTATCTCCAAAGTAAACAAAATCTTAGACGGACGATATGAAGGAGAATACAAAAAACGTTACCAAAAATACCTGCCCGGAAATCTTATCGATCAACATGAAGGTTTTGTATCAAAAATTTTTCCCACTGAGAGCAATTAATCATTTCACTCCTCTCGACACAAGCTGCCCCATAAGCTACTATCAATCATAACTTTTATTAATATCACAAACGGCAATCGCCGCAACAAAGAATGGAGAACATATGGGAATTCTAGACGGATTAATGGGCAATGCTTCTGAAGTCAGCGTTGAAGACGTACAGGAAGAGCTTTCCCCTATTTTGGGAGACAACGAACAGGTGGAGCGGGCTTTCAAGGTCATCCGCGACATGTATGTTTTTACTTCCGGCCGCCTAATCCTTATCGATAAGCAAGGTCTTACCGGGAAAAAAGTAGAATATATGTCCATACCCTACAAATCCATTTCCACATTTTCCGTGGAAACTGCCGGACATTTCGACATGGATTCCGAACTTAAAATGTGGGTTTCCGGTCGCCGCGATCCCATTACCAAAGAGCTGAAAAAAGGCAGTGATGTTGTAGGCATCCAGAAACTGCTGGCAAACAAAGTTTTGAAGTAACTTCGTCCAAATAACATTTCTTAAAGCCTGCCTACCCCGGCAGGCTTTTTTGTGCCTGATAAAACTTGATTCCCGCCCCCTGAATCCATACACTCTGCCGCACGAACACAATTCCAACAAAGGATAAATATAATGGGATACAAGAATACTAAAGAATGCCTCGACGCCCTTGAAGCCAAAGGGGACCTGCTGCGAATCGATCAGGAAATCGACCCTAATATTGAAGCTGGGGTTATCCAGCGCCGCGTATTTCAAGCAGGAGGACCTGCCCTGCTCTTCACTAATGTGAAAGGCTGCAAGTTCCCCATGGCCGCAAATATTTTTGGTACAAAAGAACGGCTGAACTTCATTTTCCGCGATACCATCGAAACCGTGGAACGGCTCATGAAGCTGAAAATGTATCCCATGGAAGCGATTAAACGACCTTGGAAATACTTAGGCGCACCACGTACTGCCTACCACACCATGCCGCGCAAGCTTTCCGAAGGCCCGGTTACCGCGAACGAAACCACTATCGCGGAGCTGCCACAGCTTAAGTCATGGCCCATGGACGGCGGAGCCTTCGTCACCCTACCTCAGGTTTATTCCGAAAGCCCGGAAAATCCCGGATTCGCAGGCTCAAACATCGGCATGTACCGTGTTCAGCTTTCCGGCAACCAATATAACAATACCGAAGTGGGACTGCATTACCAGATTCATCGCGGCATCGGTCATCATCATGCACAGGCACTGAAAAAAGGCGAAAAGCTCAAGGTAAACATCGTTGTAGGCGGTGCACCGTCCATGACCATTGCCGCTGTAATGCCCCTGCCCGAAGGCTTGGCGGAAATTTTCTTTGCCGGATCACTGGGCGGACACCGTATTCCCATGGTTATGCAGCCTAATGGATTGCCGGTCCCTGCCGAGGCTGATTTCTGCATCTGCGGAACCATAAGCAATGAACAGAAACCCGAAGGACCTTTCGGTGACCACATCGGCTACTACAGCCTGACCCACGATTTCCCGGTACTCAAGGTGGACAAAGTCTACCACCGCAGTGACGCAATCTGGCCTTTCACCACAGTGGGACGTCCGCCGCAGGAAGATACAATGTTCGGTGATTTCATTCACGAACTGACTTCCGAGCTGGTTCCGTCCGTATTCACCGGGGTACATGAAGTACACGCCGTAGATGTAGCCGGAGTACATCCACTGCTGCTGGCCGTGGGCAGTGAACGCTACGTGCCCTATGCCGAGGAACGCCAGCCACAGGAATTGTTGACCAATGGCATGGCATTGCTGGGCAATACCCAGACCGCCCTCGCCAAATACCTTTTCATCGGTGCTAAAGAAGACATGCAGCACGGGGAGAACTGCCACAACATCCCAGTCTTCTTCAAACACATGTTGGAGCGCGCCAACCTCAAACGCGACCTGCATTTCATTACCAGAACTACCATCGACACTCTCGACTACTCCGGCATGGGATTCAACGAAGGTTCTAAGCTTATTTTTGCCGCCGCCGGATCAAAAAAACGTAAGCTTTCCAAAGAACTGCCCGAACTTCCCACCCTACCCGATGGTTTCGGCGATGCAAAAGTCTTCGGCCCCGGAATAATGCTCCTCAAAGGCCGTAAGAGCGACACCGCCCGAGGAGAGGGGGACCCGCAAATGGAAAGGCTCGGCGAAGCTCTCAACCAAGCCAAAGGAATCGAAGGATTCCCCATGATCGTAGTTGTGGATGATCCTGATTTCACCACTAAGAACTGGGAAAATTTTATCTGGGTAACCTTTACCCGCTCTGACCCGGCAACAGACATTTACGGAGCCGGATCCTTCACCAAGGCCAAGCACTGGGGAACCGAAAAAGCATTCATCATCGATGCCAGGATGAAAGCCTACCAAGCCCCTCCGCTTGATCCCGACCCGGAAGTTGAAAAACGTGTTGACGCGCTGGCTGCATCTGGTGGGCCTCTTTATGGGGTGATATAGGAAAAATACGTACATCAACAACAACTCCCCGGCTCAACCAAGCCGGGGAGTTACAAAATTCCTATCACGACAAATGGCTATTAATTCTCGACGCTCTGCAATCCATACTTACGTTTTAATTTCTCAAGCCGACCATCTACATCCACTTCTTCTAACGCTGAATCTATCCTTTGAATAAGCCGCTTAGTTTTAGGTGTGTGGTTGCCGAAAATATAAAATCGCAATGACTTCACTCCTGGCATAGGAATACAACCGATCCCCGTCATATCAATATCTTTCAACCTTCCATGCGAGGCTACTATCTGCTCAAAACCAATTGCCAGTTCAAATCTTTGCTTTTCAAGCATCTTAAGCATGGTTTCAATATCCTTTGCTCCTTTCTGAACCTTGGAAACATCGAACGGGTAAAAGTTATAATTTAATGCGTATACCCCGCCCAGCGAATACTTGTTTATGTCTGAAACTTTCTTTATGTCCGGCCCATGGGGGAACTTGGCTTTGAGGTAGTACAAAACATTATCAAGATGATAGATTTCCCTTGAAAATAGATAGCTCTGCAACCGTGGAGAATCTTTACTGCCGTCAAGCACAAGATCAAGCTCGTTATTTTCAAGCATAGCCAGACATCTTTTCCATGGCCGGGCCACCAACATCAATTCATCATCAGGCTTACTGAATACCGCCTTGAGAAAGTCGACCGTAAAACCTTTTAGTTTTAGCGGGGCATCAGAAGTAGTATAACAATATGGAGACCAATACCCGGACCCACCGACCCTAATCTTCTCAGCTCCGGCAACTGAAGTTAATAGTATCAAAAAAAATGCTGACCAAACAACATAGCGCATCATTACCCCTCAGAATTAATCAATTTTCTAATTATCAAATTTTATCATACAGCAGAACCAGACTTTTAACTAGTCAGAGAAGAATTCGCTCTTTCGAATTCCCACTGTGAAAATAGCAGGCCCCACCTTGCATTATCTCTGGAATAATTCATGCATAAATCATAATAAAAACAAAAAAGAGTCAAATTTTTGCCTCACAGGAGGCAACCCATGGTTAAACAACATCGAAATAATTTATTTAATGACTGTGATTTAAACGTCATCCTTGAGAACGTATGCAACAGCATCATTCCGCAAGTCGAAGCTATTCCGGAAACGGAATTTTTTTCCTCTTCAGATTCCGAGTTGGTGACAAACATCATCGAGCAAAATTCAATAAAACAAATCATCCTGCACGAAGAAAAAATACGCATGCGCAAACCGGCCCTTTGCCGGATCACCCCTGCTGGAAAAATATATCGACCTGTAGATGGACAGGACCCGCCTGATTTAAAGGATGGAATGATAACGCAAGTAGAGATTCCATACTCCGGCGATAAAAGACTTCTGATCAGCAGACCGAGCATACACTACAAACACGGTGGCCCAAGCTTTAGCATCAAGGAAGACCGTATTGTAAAATATTATGTTCGCCCTCTCTATTCCGACCCGAAATCGTTTAAGAGCCATTTCCTGCGCAATTATGAAAAAATTAATAAATACCTCGCATGGCAAGCGCATGACATAGCTCTTTTCGATAAAAAACTGCGCAAACTTGTGGTCAATGCAATGTCAAAGAGACGAGAAAGGGACAAAACAATTTATCTGCATCTCGCCCCCAAACCCGAAGCAACAGTGTTCAATCCCGTGCATGTTCGTAACAGGCTCCACCTGCGTCACCAGCCTGCTATTTCCGGAACGCCTGTCATTTCCGATGAAGATTTCATAAAGACAATCCGCGTACTGCGCCATACCGGGAATAGTTTTGAACGCACTCCGACCATATACAATGTCCACAATGATCAGGACCTGCGCAACATACTGGTATCAAATCTAAACACCCATTTCGCAGGAGATAACAACGAAGATATATTCAAACTTTTAGGCGAAAATGGATTCACAATTTCATTTGAATGCCAACAAGCACTCATCTGCAAATGTTTAACATGGCACTGCGAAGAAGGCTTAATACACAACCTCAACACATTGCTTCAGGACAAACTCTGCCGCGGATGCAAAATAGTCCTGACCATTTTCAACAGGACTGAAAAGAATTTCGCCGCCCTGCTGGATAATATTAGAAAGACACTTCTCAAACACCCATGCATGGTCAAACTTAAAAAAGAAATTGCTGATAATGAATGGCATGTCATCATGAACTCGCATGACGACCTGATACATCGCCACTGGGTCCATCTGATGGTTTTTAATCTCTATTTCAAGAGAGCAGCAGATTATCCACATTTGACTACTGAAGAACGGAATTTTTTTGCTAAACCTTAAGAAAGAAGGCCCTCCGTGCAGTACACGAAAGGCCTTCCCAAAAATTCATTAATTAGTTTTACGTTCCCGATCATACTCAGTCAGATAGTCAGGCAATCGATATATCCAGTTGAAAAAACTGTTTAAGGACAGACCTGCCGGAGACTGACCTATACCACCCCGTTCCGCCAATAAAGCGGCAAACAAACGAATAACTTCTGCATGGCTTTTCTGCCCGACATTGCCTTCATCAATATCTGCTATCAAACGATTAAAACTACTTAAAAGTTTCAACCCGATAGAATTATCTGGTAAAAGTCTTACAGCCAACCCGGTATGTAACTGTCGTAATTTAGCAACGGCCATATGCGATGACTTGTTGTTTGCACACCCGCCATATTGTCGGGGCGTATGATTGGTAATAAGCAGTGCCATCTTCCTTATGTCCTTGCGCCATTGCTGAAATTCTTTATCGGCACCCTTACCCTGCTCTCGAGCCTGCATCATGGCATAAGCCAGACAAAATCCTCCAATCCCCGCTAAAAGCACCGCCCACGCATCGCTCATATTCCCCCCACATCAACTTACGATCATTGATTTATTTAATCAGACTATTTCACGGGCAGATATTTTTTTCAATCGCAAAAAAGCATTACTAAAAAAAAAGCACGGACCCAAATCCGTGCCTTTTTCTATATAAAATTGAACAATATTATTGTTTCTTTTTCCACTCTTCCCATTCTTTCTTGCTGAGCTTTCCATCCTTATTCAGGTCTGCTTCACGCATGATACGTCCGGCATTAAGAGGATAAACCTTGATAATTTCGGAACGGATAACGGTTCTACTACCGTCTTTATCGATATCAACAAAGGCACGAGCAAAGCGAATTCTTTCCATATTATAGAACAAAGCTTTGGCCTTGCGCCCACTTTCAAGATTGTAGAGAGACATATTTTCCTTACCGGTCAGGGTTCCCAATGTATACCCTTCCTCATGCTCTGCGAAATAAAGACTTACACCGTCAGCACCGATAATTCCGCTGAATCCTTCGGTGACAAGGTTCTCTTTATTCTCGGCAAACCATGCTTTTTCTCCTGAAAACAGGTTACCGTCCTGTTTTTTAATAACGAAAACGGCTTTATTCTCTTTAACTTTTCCATCTTTAGTGATCATCTTAACCGTACCAACCCAGGTTCCGCGCAACTCAGGACACCCGTCAGCAAAGGCAAAGGACCCCATCAGCACCAGAACTAGAGCAACAACGCCACAACTCAGAAATCTTTTCATCTTATCTGCCTCCCAAATTTCAAAATTAATGATACTACACTTATTTAGCAAAGAACCGAATACGTCAACCAATTCTCTGAAAAACAACGAGTCACCAAAAAAAAGGCAGCCCTTACGGACTGCCTCATAATTTGATTTTTTGAACAGATAGCACTTAAAGGTGTGAAACAACCTTTCCAAGAAAATCCTTAAGTCTCGGATTCTTGGGGTTGGCGAAAACCGCAGTGGGATCGCCTTCTTCCTGAATGATCCCCTCATCAATAAAGATGAGGCGATCGGCTACTTCCTTAGCAAAACCCATCTCATGGGTAACCACGATCATGGTCATGCCTTCCTTGGCCAGCTTCTGCATTACCTCCAAAACCTCACCGACCAATTCGGGGTCGAGTGCGGAAGTAGGTTCGTCGAAAAGAATAACCTTAGGCTGAAGAGCCAGTGAACGTGCAATTGCTACACGCTGTTTCTGGCCCCCGGAAAGCTGTTCCGGGTAATTGCGGGCTTTATCCTTGAGACCGACCTTCTCCAACAGCTTGAGGCCAAGTTCATCAGCATCGCTCTTGGACATCTTACGGACTTTAACCGGACCGAGAGTCACGTTTTCAAGGATATTCATGTGCGGAAAAAGATTAAACTGCTGGAAAACCATCCCAGCTTCAGTGCGAACTTCGTTGATATTTGTAGCCGGGGCCATGATGTCATGACCGTCTACAATGATGGTACCAGAAGTAGGTTCCTCAAGCTTGTTAATACAGCGAAGTACGGTTGATTTACCGGACCCGGAAGGCCCGATGATACAGACAACTTCTCCGGACTCGACTTTGAGGTCGATTCCTTTGATAACTTCAAGCTTCCCGAAACT
The sequence above is drawn from the Marinifilum sp. JC120 genome and encodes:
- a CDS encoding calcium-binding protein, which codes for MKRFLSCGVVALVLVLMGSFAFADGCPELRGTWVGTVKMITKDGKVKENKAVFVIKKQDGNLFSGEKAWFAENKENLVTEGFSGIIGADGVSLYFAEHEEGYTLGTLTGKENMSLYNLESGRKAKALFYNMERIRFARAFVDIDKDGSRTVIRSEIIKVYPLNAGRIMREADLNKDGKLSKKEWEEWKKKQ
- a CDS encoding PH domain-containing protein, yielding MGILDGLMGNASEVSVEDVQEELSPILGDNEQVERAFKVIRDMYVFTSGRLILIDKQGLTGKKVEYMSIPYKSISTFSVETAGHFDMDSELKMWVSGRRDPITKELKKGSDVVGIQKLLANKVLK
- a CDS encoding TIGR02285 family protein, with translation MRYLILFILYFALMTPLSTQAGSIINWYHADFPPSSIICGKLEGTGHENFLEKKLKKNFPEYTHRDHTANYGRILKQLQQTNGCCVTMLKTPDREKYIEFSNPAMLYLSNGVITLKSQMNYFKPYIDKRGLISISNLFHNSTMRMGISKGRRYGGKVDSIIDYNTCSAKLVVHYKEDVLESLLKNIQAERSIDYTIGYPHELQWLVSQNAVKDIFIFIPIREMPKYNLSYVGCSKNKWGKRIISKVNKILDGRYEGEYKKRYQKYLPGNLIDQHEGFVSKIFPTESN
- a CDS encoding amino acid ABC transporter ATP-binding protein; protein product: MIEIKNLHKSFGKLEVIKGIDLKVESGEVVCIIGPSGSGKSTVLRCINKLEEPTSGTIIVDGHDIMAPATNINEVRTEAGMVFQQFNLFPHMNILENVTLGPVKVRKMSKSDADELGLKLLEKVGLKDKARNYPEQLSGGQKQRVAIARSLALQPKVILFDEPTSALDPELVGEVLEVMQKLAKEGMTMIVVTHEMGFAKEVADRLIFIDEGIIQEEGDPTAVFANPKNPRLKDFLGKVVSHL
- a CDS encoding helix-turn-helix domain-containing protein, with product MKENYPLHKADELLSIESNFKIYPFTEGSGCPISDVQKPHLHDFYVVHYVSSGRGSCVIDFETYDIIPGSLYFVSPGQLHLWNPEVVVDGFVMVFTDEFLKSPEAPIYNAFELEFFNSVVNSPMFMLSTEQKSELSGVMSQLCKEFSARKPGFETVLRSYFHILMVSLQRMFADRLQRPGARFENRIVREFKQLVSTDHNPQLRVQDYAEMMNVSVSRLSAVIKEVTSMTPGQIVRNELVATAKRMLANSDMNVSEICYELKFEDPSYFGRFFKRETGFTPSVFREHVRGKYQQLI
- a CDS encoding UbiD family decarboxylase, translating into MGYKNTKECLDALEAKGDLLRIDQEIDPNIEAGVIQRRVFQAGGPALLFTNVKGCKFPMAANIFGTKERLNFIFRDTIETVERLMKLKMYPMEAIKRPWKYLGAPRTAYHTMPRKLSEGPVTANETTIAELPQLKSWPMDGGAFVTLPQVYSESPENPGFAGSNIGMYRVQLSGNQYNNTEVGLHYQIHRGIGHHHAQALKKGEKLKVNIVVGGAPSMTIAAVMPLPEGLAEIFFAGSLGGHRIPMVMQPNGLPVPAEADFCICGTISNEQKPEGPFGDHIGYYSLTHDFPVLKVDKVYHRSDAIWPFTTVGRPPQEDTMFGDFIHELTSELVPSVFTGVHEVHAVDVAGVHPLLLAVGSERYVPYAEERQPQELLTNGMALLGNTQTALAKYLFIGAKEDMQHGENCHNIPVFFKHMLERANLKRDLHFITRTTIDTLDYSGMGFNEGSKLIFAAAGSKKRKLSKELPELPTLPDGFGDAKVFGPGIMLLKGRKSDTARGEGDPQMERLGEALNQAKGIEGFPMIVVVDDPDFTTKNWENFIWVTFTRSDPATDIYGAGSFTKAKHWGTEKAFIIDARMKAYQAPPLDPDPEVEKRVDALAASGGPLYGVI